DNA sequence from the Carassius carassius chromosome 6, fCarCar2.1, whole genome shotgun sequence genome:
CCACTGAGATAGCCATTGCCGGGATCATAGGTGTATCCGTTAAGTTTTTCCGGAATAGAGATTTCGCTATCTTTGAGTTTCTCCTGGCTTGTTAGCGGGAGCTTTTCGCTTCCATCTCGACCAATGTAGTGTGTGTATTTTGGATGTCGGACAGGGGAATTTGAAGATGAGCGGGTCTTCCTTTGCTGGTCATGCCTATGATGCCGATAGGCACTGTTGTTTTGACGGTACCCATTCCCATGCCGGTGATCTCTGTGGCTGTAGCCATTAAACTGCCTTTGGTTGCTCTCATCATGGTGACAGTCTCTATAAAATCCTTTGTCTAAATACCCATCTCTCTCCAAGCTAGCCAGTGGGTCTTCAGGGAACAACGGGCCTTGGTCGCTTTCAGATGTAGTGCAGTTCTCTCCTACCTCATACACAAAGAAGATCTTTGACATGTAGTCTATTATCAGGACTTTGGCCCAATGGGGCACAGGTTTGGCTTCCGCTCCACAGAAGTGTATATTCATGATAAAGATAGTCAAAGAGGTAGAGGCTGTTATCATGGTCATAGTTGCAATGTAGTATTTTCCTATAGGAAAGACACAAAGAAGGGATAAATAATAAAGAGGCTATACAATCACACAATCAGTGTTTGGGCCTGACAACCATATGCACTCGAAAAGTACTGTCTGTCCACTTTTCAATGAcaatatagctttttttttttgcatgattatatatataaatatatataaagataatcaTACAATCAATTCCCAATGGAGAGTCATATTAAGTCACATTGacagtgctgggtagattacttacaagttGTAGTCCATTACTGATTACCAAATTACatgaaacattttcttttgttACTTATTACactacacattttaggtaatataatccgattacttttagattacttttgacctaacttgcttataaccagtgttggggagtaactagttacatgtaacggcgttacgtaatttaattacaaaataaatgtaacagtaatcagttacagttactaagaaaaaatgagtaattaaattacagttacttatgaaaattgtaacgattacaaagaggattacatttgaatatttacacacatccaaatacagtttatttctttcccaaattgcactaagacatatggcccataatctccgagacgcggaaaacacattagtagaatccagtcataaaaatggattaTAACGCGGAcgaaatatgccacattttggacgaataaatcaaaagtaggtcagtacacttgaatcaaaacccgatatggactgatgtctgtgaatattaagccgcaaaaagactgaatatgaatcctgcacattctgcgtgtctgtggaaatcaggcgctgactggacatcgggagaaccgggactattcccggtggcctggcagacgatttggccctctactttaatattgttattgtataattgcaggccgaatatactaaagcgattatttccgaatccgccattcgataattaaatctctaataaatcatgaatcggttagtcgtgactggcaatggttgggctcgcgcgctctccgcgcctccgccgaacggtttggatcagactccgagtaatcaatgcgagagagagagaccggagtgaactgtgtaagcgcacagctggagcagagaagcgacacttctgttcagggtttcaggtgcaggtcagtttcatctgtaaatatgctaatgtagttttgtctttgtttacttagtcaagcagcagcagcacattgctcgcaatcactcaaaatactgtataaacgacgtcattattatcttttgtaatgttacagtagtaagttagcagacaaatcatcatattttatcataggtttagggggagctagtgcatacaaaaacacaacctttaggaaaattaatgcctatggtatggcactaaccgtggtttaactatggaatttgtagtaaaaataaatacaagtggtaattaatttgccaaaaaaactaaattgcacttacaaaacatggtaaaagtcaaataaaaatcttcagtattaaagtcatgagagagatgggtggataatggaagtgaaggtgcagttcaggagagaactcttaattacgttgcatgtcccccaacctaaggattcaaatctttttcatgtcaggtccatacacaaaatagggttgtccatgtaacagaatgggttgtgggtgtatgagtgtgagatttcccagcctattttttttcccagtccgcccctcatggaaattaatctctagaacagtcacttcatgagcattttttacttattttaagaaactatcatcatatcatatacaaagagacagcagtgtttcaaaaagacaccaatgtttcaggagtttagtacacaaaataggacacatgcttattagataaccgtatttgagttgatgtatatgcttttatttttttattaactatttttccccaaaccattgttagatgccgttagatgcctgtagttatgcaaagatttggtttcaaaaacagtatctataaactatttcttttgattttaaatctgctttgaacttcagatcaatctctaagtaaaaggcagtactaaagtctgattgtgtggtggatgtgttcaaatgtgatcatcttaattcagctgatgaagaatgatgaaagtctgacagtattgagcactactgttaaggttaaacctgcatggtgtaaaatggttgaagatgattaacagttgcaaattaacattcattagaaatttataaaagtaatcaaaatgtactcaaaagtaattagttacattactttattaaagtaattaaaaaagttacactactattacattttaaatagggtaacttgtaatctgtaacctattacatttccaaagtaaccttcccaacactgcttataacattgttttaaataggataatattgtaccatattgataaaaaaaaagtgaaatagaaaaagaatatatTCTGTTCATTGTTATTAACAACattaagtgcattaaacattacattaaggtttcccaaactggggttcatgaaggtttttttttttaaagaaatagttataAATCAAATCAtaacaatgtaaaaattaatCAACATTTAGAAATAACGTGAATTTGAGCAGTTTAATGTGTTTGTAATGTAATGCAATTGTAATATGTAATACAAAGTAACTGTAGTTGCATTGtgagtgttttaaaatgtaatatgatCTAATCACAAGTACttttttttggaatctgattacgtaatccagattacatgttatTAGTTGCTACCTAGCACTTACTAAATACTCTTGTTTCACTTGATAGTTATTGCAACTTCCACTAGAGGGCCAACAGAGCCACTATAGTGACATATGGTTATCACTTTTGTTGATAGCCAAACTGTGGGAACCACAGTATTCTACAGCCAGAgagaaattaaaatgaactgtccTGCTCTACTGTAAACTCACCAATTAGAGGAACGCTTTCTGAAGGCGGCATACTCTCAGCCACCATCAGCTGAAATACAGTCAGAGCCAGCAGCACCGTCACCCCCAGTGAGACCTTCTCCCCAGAATCAGCTGGCAGGTAAAAGCCCAGCGGAGCCAGGAAAGAGATGAGGAAACACGGCAGGAGGAGGTTGAAGATGTAGAAGGAAGAACGCCGCTTGAGCAGGACTGTGTATGTTATGTCAGGGTATGGGTCTGAGCAGCAGCCGTACATTATAACGTTCTTAACGGCCGGCATGCCATGACACTCCCATTCCACATTTTCCACAAAGTCTGAAAGGTCTCCACCCTCCATGCCCATAGCGATGTCCACCTGGGGTTATAGTGGACATGATGGGACTTTAAGTACGGGACAACTCTctcttttaaatgcaaatatttttttcttctttaaaggtTCAATttctttttatgctttttatgagCAGTTGAAATGAGGTTCCCATGCATGAAATCAATGCACAGGTCATTTTATACAATTGTTAATATTCTTCCTTGCTATGTGTTTGTATACGTATATTCTGATTTCACTTCATAATCTGTTGATGTTGAGTTTCtgtagttcacccacaaattacATTTCTGCCATTAGTAATTCATCCTTATGGAAGCCGTTTCAACCACAgaataaaaattgtttaattgtgactttttttctcacaattcagacttttatttctcagaattgcgtgatataaactctcaGTTGTGAGAAAATGTCAGAATTGAGTGATTGAAGTCACATTTCTGACATTTTTCTGGCACGTGCAAGTTCATATCTCATATTTGACttcttttcttagaattttgagaTATGAACTTGCAAGTTATGAATCCAATTCTGAAAGGAAAGatagttttttatgtgtttataagTGAGttcatgtctcacaattctgagaaaaaagtcagttgTGAGAAAAATAGTCAAGACTTGTTAAGGGGAAAAGtcgctattttattttttattctgtgtctGAAATAGAATtccatgcataatttttttttttaccaacatccTTCAAAATATCTAAAGATAGCGTTCAACAGCTGAAAGATATTCatccatgttttttttctaataatgacagatatttcatttttgggtgaacaacagTTGACTAATTGAATTAAAGTGTGTTACAAATGCACCTGTTCATAAGTACAGATTGTGAGTTACATTAATAGATTGTGACATAACAGTGTGTGTACATTTTACATGTATTCAGATATAAAAAGCTATTATTTAGGCAAAACAAGAATGCATATAGTTGCAGTACACCTGTCCAGTGCATATACCTGGTTGCCATTGTAAGTCCAGGAGCCAAAGGTAAGGTTGCACTCCTGACTATCAAAGGGGAAATAAGAGACGTCCACCCTACAGGAACTCTTAGTGATGGCAGGGGAGTCCCAAGTGATCTCACCATTATACCTCAACACCACATTTGTGTCTGGGGGTCCCGAGGAGTCCTCCTCATCCGCACTGAGCAAAAAATTAACATAGAGATCAATAATTCAGTCTTCTTTGTGTCTATCAATCAAATCTGAGCATGCTGTCTAGATGAGACATGTTTAAATTCCACATTATGTACTGTTgtattttttcctgttttatgcatggtattgtatgtatatgtattcaCTTGTTATACAGAACGATGTCCGGTCTCCAAACAAGGTTGCCGGGTATTCGGATGACCTCAAGCCCATCATACTCATCTTTATCCCAGCTCAGATAAGCATCATGCCAGATCTGACGCACCCATAAGTATGTGGTCAGCACCTGGTTCCTTTCATCCTGGCACAAAGAGTCAAGCACAAAAAGCAAAAGTCAAAAGTCATTTACAGACCCACACCAGCCAAATCATACGAAACtataaaatctaagaatttatgtTGTTTATGTGTCACCATTTTGTATCTGGGCTCTAACATCAGTTTTGTGATTTGTGAGTGAAGAATCTCCCAAGTCCATTTCTCATCACAGAAGATTTATGGACTGAGGATTACTTTTGCGCCACCTTTATGCCCTTTTTGGAGTTTGAAACCT
Encoded proteins:
- the LOC132141795 gene encoding neuronal acetylcholine receptor subunit alpha-9-like; amino-acid sequence: MKIIYLVIHISMLLNVVFSAQGRFAQKLLNDLMENYSNALRPVEDTDKTLNVTLQITLSQIKDMDERNQVLTTYLWVRQIWHDAYLSWDKDEYDGLEVIRIPGNLVWRPDIVLYNNADEEDSSGPPDTNVVLRYNGEITWDSPAITKSSCRVDVSYFPFDSQECNLTFGSWTYNGNQVDIAMGMEGGDLSDFVENVEWECHGMPAVKNVIMYGCCSDPYPDITYTVLLKRRSSFYIFNLLLPCFLISFLAPLGFYLPADSGEKVSLGVTVLLALTVFQLMVAESMPPSESVPLIGKYYIATMTMITASTSLTIFIMNIHFCGAEAKPVPHWAKVLIIDYMSKIFFVYEVGENCTTSESDQGPLFPEDPLASLERDGYLDKGFYRDCHHDESNQRQFNGYSHRDHRHGNGYRQNNSAYRHHRHDQQRKTRSSSNSPVRHPKYTHYIGRDGSEKLPLTSQEKLKDSEISIPEKLNGYTYDPGNGYLSGVAYQHDNGYGKPFGSDSYNKTTSGPGSVCACGQHQKVVRNIEYIANCFREQRGHQAKGAEWKKVAKVMDRFFMWVFFIMVFLMSILVMAKAT